A window from gamma proteobacterium SS-5 encodes these proteins:
- a CDS encoding type II toxin-antitoxin system Phd/YefM family antitoxin has translation MAEAKRHLNELTELALQGEPVLITRKGEPKVQLCPLERPIQPIDLAALRRLTEALPSQPDSASELTRQMRDKSRF, from the coding sequence ATGGCTGAAGCAAAGAGACACCTCAATGAACTAACTGAACTGGCATTGCAAGGTGAACCCGTATTGATCACCAGAAAAGGCGAGCCCAAGGTTCAACTCTGCCCCTTGGAGAGGCCTATCCAGCCGATTGATCTGGCAGCATTGCGTCGTCTAACTGAAGCGCTACCTTCGCAGCCAGACTCAGCCAGCGAACTCACTAGGCAAATGCGTGATAAGTCCCGTTTTTGA
- a CDS encoding type II toxin-antitoxin system VapC family toxin: protein MLYLDTSLLIAALTREARTPEIQTWLSAQDPATLAISDWVITEFSAALSIKIRKQHLSVAHRAKVLSAFNSLVKQTLTLIPLSSMDFLTAARLADQYSTGLRAGDALHLALASSQGACIYSLDKTLVTAAIQLGIRAKLL from the coding sequence ATGCTTTATCTTGACACCAGCCTGCTCATAGCTGCCCTGACGCGGGAAGCACGTACCCCTGAAATTCAAACTTGGCTATCGGCGCAGGATCCCGCCACACTGGCGATTAGCGATTGGGTCATCACTGAGTTTTCCGCTGCACTTTCGATCAAGATTCGAAAACAGCACCTTTCGGTAGCACATCGCGCAAAAGTACTCAGCGCGTTTAACTCCTTGGTCAAGCAAACACTAACACTGATCCCTTTATCCTCAATGGACTTCCTCACCGCAGCACGGCTTGCAGACCAGTACAGCACTGGACTAAGAGCTGGCGATGCACTTCATCTTGCTCTCGCATCATCCCAGGGGGCTTGCATCTATTCCCTTGACAAAACCCTGGTAACCGCAGCCATCCAGCTTGGTATCAGAGCAAAACTGCTGTGA
- a CDS encoding acyl-protein synthetase — MDSTLFDHPIYGLAHTNKQALLLPELQRLTQHHAQHCTEYANLLDAFGVDPDRPPQRLEDFFPLAARLFKSHRLKSIPDGQVFKTLSSSGTSGQPSRIFLDRENAALQSKVLVRIMQHWLGKQRLPLLIADHAGVMADRQSFSARAAGIQGFSFLGRDPCHALKADMGCDLPALLAFVERYQDQPLLIFGFTYMVWQYLLPALEAHDIQLPQAILLHGGGWKKLQALAVDNAAFKARLAGRGIRRVHNYYGLVEQTGSVFVECEQGHLHAPLFTDVLVRDPLRGRICEPEETGALQLFSLLPTSYPGHVLLTEDLGQVLGEDDCPCGRQGRYFRVLGRIAQAEKRGCSDAY, encoded by the coding sequence ATGGACTCCACCCTTTTTGACCATCCTATATATGGGCTTGCACACACCAACAAGCAGGCCCTGCTGCTGCCTGAACTGCAACGCCTGACCCAGCACCATGCACAGCACTGCACCGAGTACGCCAACCTGCTGGACGCCTTTGGCGTTGACCCGGACCGCCCGCCGCAGCGGCTGGAGGACTTCTTCCCACTGGCGGCGCGCCTGTTCAAGAGCCACCGGCTCAAAAGCATCCCGGATGGGCAGGTGTTCAAGACCCTCAGCTCCTCCGGCACCTCCGGCCAACCCTCGCGCATCTTTCTGGACCGGGAAAACGCCGCCCTGCAATCCAAGGTGCTGGTGCGCATCATGCAGCACTGGCTGGGCAAGCAACGACTGCCCCTACTCATCGCCGATCACGCTGGGGTGATGGCCGACCGCCAAAGTTTTTCTGCCCGCGCTGCCGGCATCCAGGGCTTCTCCTTCCTCGGCCGCGACCCCTGCCATGCCCTCAAGGCGGACATGGGCTGTGATCTGCCCGCCCTGCTGGCCTTTGTCGAGCGCTATCAGGATCAGCCGCTACTGATCTTCGGCTTCACCTACATGGTCTGGCAGTACCTGCTGCCAGCACTGGAGGCCCATGACATCCAGCTGCCGCAGGCCATTCTGCTGCACGGTGGCGGCTGGAAGAAACTGCAGGCGCTGGCGGTGGATAATGCCGCATTCAAGGCGCGACTGGCCGGTCGCGGTATCCGGCGGGTACACAATTATTACGGCCTGGTGGAGCAAACCGGCAGCGTCTTTGTGGAATGCGAGCAGGGCCATCTGCACGCCCCGCTGTTTACCGATGTGCTGGTGCGTGATCCGCTGCGCGGGCGCATCTGTGAACCTGAAGAAACCGGCGCTTTGCAGCTTTTTTCCCTGCTGCCCACCAGCTATCCGGGGCATGTGTTGCTGACCGAGGATCTGGGCCAGGTCCTTGGCGAGGACGACTGCCCCTGCGGCCGCCAGGGCCGCTATTTTCGCGTGCTCGGGCGCATTGCCCAGGCAGAGAAGCGAGGCTGTAGTGATGCCTATTGA
- the rfbF gene encoding glucose-1-phosphate cytidylyltransferase, whose translation MKAVILAGGLGTRISEETHLKPKPMIEIGGRPILWHIMKTYSAHGVNDFIICCGYKGYIIKEYFANYFLHMSDVTFNMTNNQMEVHQKKAEPWCVTLVDTGEDTATGGRLRRVADYIRHEQSFCFTYGDGLADVDISAQIAFHQAHGKLATVTAVQPPGRYGALVCQGNQVLGFQEKPPGDGAWINGGYFVLSPAVLDFIPRDNSSWEAEAIERIAQRDQLQAFEHRGFWQPMDTLRDKVHLEKLWNQGKAPWKCWE comes from the coding sequence GTGAAAGCCGTCATCCTCGCCGGGGGCCTGGGCACTCGGATCTCTGAAGAGACCCATCTCAAACCCAAGCCCATGATAGAAATCGGCGGCCGCCCCATACTGTGGCACATCATGAAGACCTATTCTGCCCACGGGGTCAACGACTTCATCATCTGCTGCGGTTACAAGGGATACATCATCAAGGAATACTTTGCCAACTACTTCCTGCACATGTCCGATGTTACCTTCAATATGACCAACAACCAGATGGAGGTACACCAGAAAAAGGCCGAACCCTGGTGCGTCACCCTGGTCGATACAGGCGAAGACACCGCCACCGGCGGCCGACTCAGGCGTGTCGCCGACTACATCCGTCATGAACAGTCCTTTTGTTTCACCTACGGCGATGGCCTGGCCGATGTGGATATCAGTGCACAAATTGCCTTCCACCAAGCCCACGGCAAGCTGGCCACTGTTACTGCCGTACAGCCCCCTGGCCGCTACGGCGCCCTGGTGTGCCAGGGCAATCAGGTGCTTGGCTTCCAGGAAAAGCCCCCCGGTGATGGGGCCTGGATCAACGGAGGTTATTTTGTCCTCAGCCCTGCGGTACTGGATTTCATCCCACGGGATAACTCAAGCTGGGAGGCCGAGGCCATTGAACGCATAGCCCAAAGGGACCAACTGCAAGCCTTCGAGCACCGAGGCTTCTGGCAGCCCATGGACACCCTGCGAGACAAGGTCCATTTGGAAAAACTCTGGAACCAAGGCAAAGCCCCCTGGAAATGCTGGGAATGA
- the rfbG gene encoding CDP-glucose 4,6-dehydratase: MKPYSDSLSGKRVLVTGHTGFKGAWLSLWLQQLGAEITGIALPANTQPSLFELLGLRGQMESHYCDIRDAETLNKLVQETQPEFVFHLAAQPLVRAGYRDPLGTLETNIMGTANLLDTLRGVDSIRVALMITTDKVYGNLAQPYPFRETDALGGQDPYSASKAACEILIASYRDSYLAAQGVALASARAGNVIGGGDWAEDRLIPDAIRAWQADKALEIRRPQAIRPWQHVLEPLHGYLTLAAKLWHQPELAGAYNFGPPTHEAASVRQVIELARKAYGKGDVHYSTGEDGPRETHHLALENTKARQTLGLSPKWSLAQATTRTLAWYQAQHAGADARQLCLAEIAEFATQS, from the coding sequence ATGAAGCCCTACTCTGATAGCTTGAGCGGCAAGCGCGTATTGGTCACCGGCCATACCGGATTCAAAGGCGCTTGGTTGAGCCTATGGCTACAGCAACTAGGAGCCGAGATAACAGGTATTGCCCTGCCCGCGAACACCCAACCCAGCCTGTTCGAACTCCTGGGTTTGCGGGGGCAAATGGAGAGCCATTACTGCGATATACGAGATGCAGAGACGCTGAACAAACTGGTGCAAGAAACGCAACCGGAGTTCGTTTTTCACCTGGCGGCACAGCCCCTGGTGCGCGCCGGTTACCGCGATCCGCTTGGCACCCTGGAAACCAATATCATGGGCACGGCGAATCTGCTGGACACCCTGCGCGGCGTGGATTCGATACGGGTAGCCCTGATGATCACCACCGACAAGGTCTATGGCAACCTGGCGCAGCCCTACCCCTTCCGGGAGACCGATGCACTCGGTGGCCAGGACCCCTACAGCGCCAGCAAAGCCGCCTGTGAAATACTCATTGCCAGCTACCGCGATTCCTACCTCGCAGCGCAGGGAGTAGCACTGGCCTCGGCCCGTGCCGGTAACGTCATCGGCGGCGGCGACTGGGCTGAAGATCGTCTGATACCCGATGCCATCCGGGCCTGGCAGGCTGACAAAGCCCTGGAGATTCGCCGACCACAGGCCATTCGTCCCTGGCAGCACGTTCTGGAACCCTTGCACGGCTATTTGACCTTGGCGGCAAAACTCTGGCACCAGCCCGAATTGGCTGGTGCCTATAACTTTGGCCCCCCTACCCATGAGGCCGCTAGCGTCCGTCAGGTGATTGAACTGGCACGAAAGGCCTATGGCAAAGGTGATGTTCACTACAGCACAGGCGAGGACGGTCCTCGAGAGACCCACCACCTGGCCCTGGAAAACACCAAGGCACGGCAGACATTGGGCCTATCGCCCAAATGGAGTCTGGCGCAAGCCACAACGCGCACTCTGGCCTGGTACCAGGCTCAGCACGCTGGCGCTGATGCGCGACAACTCTGTCTGGCCGAAATTGCCGAGTTCGCAACTCAGTCATGA
- the rfbC gene encoding dTDP-4-dehydrorhamnose 3,5-epimerase, with protein MKNRIKKIVTTLEGLYLLQRSPIEDQRGYFERMYCAEELRDIIEHRSIVQINHTQTETAGTVRGMHFQKKPHAELKIVSCLIGEVFDVAIDLRKGSPSFLHWHAERLSSVNHRSLIIPEGFAHGFQSLTDYSEIIYFVTSDYFPDAEEGVHPQDPLINICWPLQVRNLSPRDQILPFLNEQFHGLS; from the coding sequence ATGAAAAATAGGATTAAGAAAATAGTCACAACCCTAGAAGGCCTTTATTTGCTACAACGAAGCCCTATAGAAGACCAGCGTGGCTACTTCGAACGGATGTATTGTGCTGAGGAATTAAGAGATATTATTGAACATCGGAGCATAGTTCAAATCAACCATACTCAGACAGAAACAGCCGGTACGGTTCGCGGAATGCATTTTCAAAAAAAGCCTCATGCAGAACTAAAAATAGTAAGCTGTTTGATAGGTGAAGTTTTCGATGTCGCAATAGACCTAAGAAAAGGCTCCCCTAGCTTCCTTCATTGGCATGCAGAGCGATTGAGTTCGGTTAACCATCGATCTCTTATTATCCCAGAAGGATTTGCACATGGATTTCAATCGCTAACAGACTACAGTGAAATTATATATTTTGTAACATCAGATTATTTTCCCGATGCAGAAGAAGGAGTACATCCGCAAGATCCATTAATTAACATCTGCTGGCCATTACAAGTAAGAAATCTCTCCCCGCGTGATCAAATACTACCTTTTTTAAATGAGCAATTTCACGGTCTTTCATGA
- a CDS encoding NAD(P)-dependent oxidoreductase → MRRILITGATGFVGRQILNALDRPEIALDLIVRTGKEHQITERGCLGRVKTSPDIFSESEEWWAEQCQGIDTIIHAAWYAEPGKYLQSPLNMECLQGSLRLAKAAAQAGVRRFVGIGTCFEYDTSKAVLSVDTPLRPSTPYAAAKAALFFGLSNWLHTQSVEFVWCRLFYLYGIGEDKRRLVPYIRHQLENGQPAQLTSGKQIRDFLDVEQAGKKIAEIALSDITGPVNICSGIPVTVRQFAEHIADQYGQRNLLQFGKRIDNITDPPCIVGISNINNYIPDYPQRSASFTQGAILGAGGITP, encoded by the coding sequence ATGAGACGAATCCTGATCACAGGTGCAACAGGTTTTGTCGGCAGACAGATACTTAATGCATTAGACAGACCTGAAATTGCATTGGACCTGATCGTCAGAACGGGAAAAGAGCACCAAATTACCGAAAGAGGATGCCTGGGGCGCGTCAAGACTTCCCCGGATATTTTCAGTGAAAGCGAGGAATGGTGGGCGGAACAATGTCAAGGCATAGACACCATCATCCACGCAGCCTGGTACGCGGAACCCGGAAAATACCTTCAATCACCCCTAAACATGGAGTGCCTGCAAGGATCTTTACGGCTGGCCAAGGCTGCCGCGCAAGCCGGAGTAAGGCGATTTGTAGGGATCGGAACCTGCTTTGAGTACGATACCAGCAAGGCGGTATTGTCCGTTGACACGCCGCTAAGGCCATCGACCCCATACGCTGCGGCGAAGGCAGCATTGTTCTTTGGTTTGTCCAACTGGCTTCACACCCAATCAGTCGAATTTGTTTGGTGCAGGCTGTTTTATCTATACGGAATTGGGGAAGATAAGCGTAGGCTTGTGCCTTATATCCGCCATCAACTTGAAAATGGCCAGCCTGCGCAATTGACCAGCGGCAAGCAGATTCGAGACTTTCTTGATGTTGAGCAAGCTGGCAAGAAAATTGCAGAAATTGCACTCAGCGACATTACGGGCCCGGTGAATATCTGTTCGGGAATCCCGGTCACAGTACGTCAGTTCGCCGAGCATATTGCAGACCAGTATGGGCAACGCAATTTACTCCAGTTTGGAAAACGAATAGATAACATTACCGACCCTCCCTGCATAGTAGGCATTTCGAATATTAATAATTATATTCCTGATTACCCACAAAGATCAGCCTCGTTCACACAGGGAGCTATACTTGGTGCAGGAGGTATAACGCCATGA
- a CDS encoding IS1595 family transposase, translating to MKNRVQFQKGYSLAEFLRDYGTEEQCRQALFRWRWPEGYVCPECGGRKYCTLPSRGGLFQCNHCHHQHSLTSRTIFDSSKLPLTAWFLAMHLLTQAKTGLSALALHRQLGVSYNTAWSMKHKLMQVMKERDDGYTLSGTIQLDDVYWGGEHRGGKVGRGSPNKTPFVAAVSTTDAGHPLYMNLQVVKGFRSAEILKWSRNQLAPGSTVYSDGLACFRAVTAADCQHIPIVTGGGPDSVKHEEFTWVNTMIGNVKNAVTGVYHAMQHKHLPRYLAEYCYRFNRRFALETLLPRLGWAAARTPPMPYQLLKMAEVYG from the coding sequence ATGAAAAACCGAGTGCAATTCCAGAAGGGCTACAGTCTAGCTGAATTTCTGCGTGACTACGGCACGGAGGAACAGTGTCGCCAGGCCCTGTTTCGATGGCGCTGGCCAGAGGGCTATGTATGTCCCGAGTGTGGTGGCCGGAAGTACTGCACCTTGCCATCCCGGGGTGGACTGTTTCAGTGCAATCATTGCCATCACCAGCATTCATTGACCAGTCGCACGATCTTTGACTCCAGCAAGCTACCGCTGACGGCCTGGTTTCTGGCCATGCACCTGCTGACGCAGGCGAAGACGGGGCTGTCCGCCTTGGCACTGCACCGGCAACTGGGCGTCTCCTACAACACTGCTTGGAGCATGAAGCACAAGCTGATGCAGGTGATGAAAGAACGGGATGACGGCTATACCCTATCCGGGACCATCCAGCTGGATGATGTTTACTGGGGTGGAGAGCATCGGGGTGGCAAGGTGGGTCGCGGCTCACCCAACAAGACCCCCTTTGTGGCGGCGGTTTCCACCACTGACGCAGGCCATCCGCTGTACATGAACCTGCAGGTAGTCAAGGGATTCCGCTCTGCCGAGATCCTGAAGTGGTCTCGCAACCAGTTGGCACCCGGCAGCACCGTCTACAGCGATGGTCTGGCCTGCTTTCGCGCCGTCACGGCCGCGGATTGTCAGCACATCCCGATTGTCACCGGCGGCGGTCCCGATAGCGTAAAGCATGAGGAATTCACCTGGGTCAACACGATGATCGGCAACGTCAAGAATGCCGTCACGGGTGTTTACCATGCCATGCAGCATAAGCACCTGCCACGCTATCTGGCTGAATACTGCTACCGCTTCAACCGACGCTTTGCTCTGGAGACGCTCCTGCCCCGGCTGGGCTGGGCCGCTGCACGAACGCCACCGATGCCGTACCAGCTCCTGAAGATGGCTGAGGTTTATGGGTAA
- a CDS encoding glycosyltransferase family 4 protein yields the protein MLTNSIIQHVIVCLEQPEKKDFINSIVSIGIQVEVSPTPRMLNKLITEADIVQLEWWNHPTLFRALCSCSLPTMRLLIWCHVSGIENPYIPESLIDSAHQFVCTSKCSLQANEIAKRIAAGAKSISFISSGCGVEKLPTPIFNYRKEISAVYLGSLNSAKIHPEFVQFAAAVDLPDFFITMIGDLQGSNQLSTLCEIEGKPDLLKFVGYQSDIVTSLSEADLLIYLLHPSHYGTAENALIEAMAMGIIPIVLNNPAERHIVDHEVTGFIVKTPTQLAQVVKRLSNDKDELNKMKRKAARASRASYNSALMEQRLSETYKSIIKIPKEIFNFKKLFGSNPSAWFLASQGKKNSFNKNGTVTIANKAYQPILFEQTKGSVFHFRHYYPENKLLKAWSNALEKMK from the coding sequence GTGCTCACAAACTCAATAATACAACATGTAATAGTATGCCTTGAACAACCAGAAAAAAAAGATTTCATTAATTCTATTGTTAGTATTGGCATACAGGTAGAGGTGTCACCAACACCAAGAATGCTAAATAAATTAATTACTGAAGCAGATATTGTTCAATTAGAGTGGTGGAACCACCCAACACTCTTCAGGGCATTATGTTCATGCAGCTTACCAACTATGCGATTGTTAATCTGGTGCCATGTTTCAGGGATTGAAAACCCTTATATCCCAGAATCATTGATTGATAGTGCTCATCAATTTGTTTGCACTTCTAAATGTTCTCTGCAGGCAAATGAGATTGCTAAACGAATTGCAGCAGGCGCAAAAAGTATTTCTTTTATATCAAGCGGTTGTGGCGTAGAAAAATTACCAACTCCTATATTCAATTATAGAAAAGAAATAAGTGCTGTATATCTAGGCAGTTTGAATTCAGCAAAGATTCATCCAGAATTTGTACAATTTGCAGCAGCGGTAGACCTACCAGACTTTTTTATTACAATGATTGGAGATTTGCAAGGAAGTAACCAGCTAAGTACTCTATGCGAAATAGAAGGGAAACCTGATCTTCTAAAATTCGTTGGTTATCAATCAGACATTGTCACGTCTCTCTCTGAGGCAGATCTATTAATTTATCTATTACATCCAAGTCATTATGGAACAGCTGAAAACGCCTTAATTGAGGCTATGGCAATGGGTATCATACCTATCGTATTAAACAACCCTGCAGAACGTCATATTGTAGATCATGAAGTAACAGGATTTATAGTAAAAACACCTACTCAATTAGCACAAGTAGTTAAACGTCTATCCAATGACAAAGATGAACTGAATAAAATGAAGCGTAAGGCAGCAAGAGCTTCAAGAGCTTCCTACAATAGTGCTCTAATGGAGCAACGTTTATCTGAAACCTACAAAAGCATAATCAAGATACCAAAAGAAATTTTTAACTTCAAAAAACTATTCGGATCAAACCCTTCGGCTTGGTTTTTGGCAAGTCAGGGCAAGAAAAACTCTTTTAATAAAAATGGAACAGTAACCATAGCAAACAAGGCATATCAACCTATTTTATTTGAGCAAACAAAAGGAAGCGTTTTTCACTTTCGGCACTACTATCCCGAAAATAAACTACTTAAAGCTTGGTCGAACGCCCTAGAAAAAATGAAGTAG
- a CDS encoding FkbM family methyltransferase, giving the protein MTKHQRKNLVAYLKKLGFTKFIDAQYLRAMTIKNQYEDQTNYYKQHVIDILKPLDYLADEESRLTYTKNVISHLLRSYDNARESNEKEQYFISLDGFRNNFNNFIDCGAYTGDTFNKLININPNLREYIGFEPNPNSYNELVSTTLNSNIKTILFQSAVSNKTGLISFDENTGSSKISKEGKIFAKSIRLDETLINYPVEFLKMDIEGEEINALIGARELINNNSPQLAISIYHYINHFWEVPNLINSWNLNYNLFIRSHSSACMETVLYAQRNQ; this is encoded by the coding sequence ATGACAAAACATCAGAGAAAAAATCTCGTTGCCTATTTAAAAAAACTAGGTTTCACAAAATTTATTGATGCTCAGTATCTACGGGCTATGACTATTAAAAATCAATACGAAGACCAAACAAACTATTACAAGCAACATGTCATAGACATACTAAAGCCTCTTGATTATCTAGCTGATGAAGAAAGCCGATTAACTTATACAAAAAACGTAATTTCTCATTTATTAAGAAGCTATGATAACGCACGAGAAAGCAATGAAAAAGAGCAATACTTTATAAGTCTAGACGGCTTTAGAAATAACTTTAATAATTTTATTGATTGTGGAGCTTATACAGGAGACACTTTTAATAAATTGATTAACATCAACCCTAATCTTAGGGAATATATTGGATTTGAACCAAATCCTAATTCTTACAATGAATTAGTTTCAACTACCTTAAATTCAAATATAAAAACTATTCTATTTCAGTCCGCTGTAAGCAACAAAACTGGATTAATATCTTTTGATGAAAATACTGGTTCGAGCAAAATTAGCAAAGAAGGTAAAATTTTTGCTAAATCTATTCGTCTAGATGAAACCCTCATAAATTATCCTGTTGAATTCTTAAAAATGGACATTGAAGGAGAAGAAATTAATGCACTTATTGGAGCAAGAGAATTGATTAATAATAATTCTCCACAACTAGCCATAAGCATCTACCACTATATAAATCACTTCTGGGAAGTACCTAACTTAATTAACTCTTGGAACCTTAATTATAATTTATTTATTAGATCACATTCCAGCG